In a genomic window of Nocardia fluminea:
- the ppk2 gene encoding polyphosphate kinase 2, which yields MTDVETRPIPRDVSEIADLATVVNLTDTTGFTVDDSDDDDPILLTEPGGRVVDTWREGYPYDERLSRLRYDFDKRLLQIELLKLQNWVKATGRRVVIVFEGRDAAGKGGTIKRFMEHLNPRGARVVALEKPSTRESTQWYFQRYVEHLPAAGEIVLFDRSWYNRAGVERVMGFCTPEQHRRFLSQVPLFERMLVDDGIDLVKFWFSVSPLEQRTRFAIRQVDPVRHWKLSPMDLASLDKWDDYTAAKEENFEHTDTDHAPWIVVKSNDKKRARLNAMRHVLSGFDYDNKDAEIVGTADPLIVGRGRDVIGS from the coding sequence ATGACCGATGTCGAGACTCGTCCGATCCCCCGTGATGTCAGCGAGATCGCCGATCTCGCGACCGTCGTGAACCTGACCGACACCACCGGTTTCACCGTCGACGACAGCGACGACGACGATCCGATCCTGCTCACCGAACCCGGCGGGCGCGTCGTCGACACCTGGCGCGAGGGCTACCCCTACGACGAGCGCCTCTCGCGCCTGCGATACGACTTCGACAAGCGATTACTGCAGATCGAACTGCTGAAACTGCAGAACTGGGTCAAGGCGACCGGTCGCCGCGTCGTCATCGTGTTCGAAGGTCGCGACGCCGCGGGCAAGGGCGGCACCATCAAACGCTTCATGGAGCACCTGAACCCGCGCGGCGCCCGCGTCGTGGCACTGGAGAAACCCTCCACCCGCGAATCCACCCAGTGGTATTTCCAGCGCTACGTCGAGCATCTGCCCGCGGCGGGCGAGATCGTGCTGTTCGACCGTTCCTGGTACAACCGCGCCGGTGTGGAACGGGTGATGGGTTTCTGCACGCCCGAGCAGCATCGGCGGTTCCTGTCGCAGGTACCGCTGTTCGAGCGGATGCTCGTCGACGACGGTATCGACCTGGTCAAGTTCTGGTTCTCGGTCTCGCCACTCGAGCAGCGCACCCGCTTCGCCATCCGCCAGGTCGACCCGGTGCGGCACTGGAAGCTATCGCCGATGGATTTGGCCTCGCTCGACAAATGGGACGACTACACCGCGGCCAAGGAAGAGAACTTCGAGCACACCGACACCGATCACGCGCCGTGGATCGTGGTCAAGAGCAACGACAAGAAACGTGCCCGGCTCAACGCGATGCGGCACGTGTTGAGTGGGTTCGACTACGACAACAAGGACGCCGAGATCGTCGGCACCGCCGACCCACTGATCGTGGGCCGCGGGCGCGACGTCATCGGTTCCTGA
- a CDS encoding sugar porter family MFS transporter codes for MHDGGSFTDESALPDGDPISGSRVIRIASVAALGGLLFGFDSAVINGAVSAIQSEFDVADAVLGFAVASALLGAAAGAMTAGRIADRIGRLKVMKIAAVLFFVSAVVTAFAPDVWILVVGRVIGGVGVGVASVIAPAYIAETSPARIRGRLGSLQQLAIVLGIFLALLVDYVLAHLAGGASEVLWFGLEAWRWMFLSMVVPAVVYGVLASTIPESPRYLVATHKIPEARRVLSMLFGEKNLELTIGRIEESLRSDTKPSWKDLRRPAGGLYPVVWVGLMLSVFQQAVGINVIFYYSNVLWEAVGFEESQSFQISVFTSVVNIATTIVAILLIDKVGRKPLLLTGSIGMTVTLATMAICFAGAEQVPDAEGVMEPQLPGALGPIALVAANLFVVFFGMSWGPVVWVLLGEMFPNRIRGAALSLAAAGQWAANWAITVSFPSLKTFSLGFAYGMYAVFALLSLGFVAKFVPETKGMSLEDMDEAAGYERPTAGA; via the coding sequence ATGCACGATGGAGGCTCCTTCACCGACGAGTCCGCGCTGCCCGACGGTGATCCGATCTCGGGCAGTCGCGTGATCCGGATCGCGTCCGTCGCGGCGCTGGGCGGCTTGTTGTTCGGCTTCGACAGTGCCGTGATCAACGGGGCTGTCTCGGCGATCCAATCCGAGTTCGATGTCGCCGACGCCGTTCTCGGTTTCGCGGTGGCCTCGGCGCTGCTCGGCGCCGCCGCGGGCGCCATGACCGCGGGCCGGATCGCCGATCGCATCGGCAGGCTCAAGGTGATGAAGATCGCCGCGGTGCTGTTCTTCGTCAGCGCCGTGGTCACCGCTTTCGCACCCGATGTCTGGATCCTGGTCGTGGGCCGGGTGATCGGCGGTGTCGGCGTGGGTGTGGCCTCGGTGATCGCCCCGGCCTACATCGCCGAGACCTCGCCCGCGCGGATCCGTGGCAGGCTGGGCTCACTGCAGCAGCTGGCCATCGTGCTCGGTATCTTCCTGGCGCTGCTGGTGGACTACGTGCTCGCCCATCTCGCCGGTGGTGCGAGCGAGGTGCTGTGGTTCGGTCTCGAAGCCTGGCGCTGGATGTTCTTGTCCATGGTGGTGCCCGCCGTGGTCTACGGCGTGCTGGCGTCCACGATCCCGGAGTCGCCGCGGTATCTGGTCGCCACGCACAAGATCCCCGAAGCGCGGCGCGTGCTGTCGATGCTGTTCGGGGAGAAGAACCTCGAGCTCACCATCGGCCGTATCGAGGAGAGTCTGCGCAGCGACACCAAACCGTCCTGGAAGGACCTGCGCCGTCCGGCAGGCGGGCTCTATCCGGTGGTGTGGGTGGGTCTGATGCTGTCGGTGTTCCAGCAGGCCGTGGGCATCAACGTGATCTTCTACTACTCGAACGTGCTGTGGGAGGCCGTGGGCTTCGAGGAATCCCAGTCTTTCCAGATCAGCGTGTTCACCTCGGTGGTCAACATCGCCACCACGATCGTGGCGATCCTGCTCATCGACAAGGTGGGCCGCAAACCGCTGCTGCTGACCGGCTCGATCGGCATGACCGTCACGCTGGCCACGATGGCGATCTGTTTCGCCGGCGCCGAGCAGGTCCCCGATGCCGAGGGCGTCATGGAGCCCCAACTCCCCGGGGCGCTCGGCCCGATCGCGCTGGTCGCGGCGAACCTGTTCGTGGTCTTCTTCGGGATGAGCTGGGGCCCGGTCGTGTGGGTGCTGCTCGGGGAGATGTTCCCCAATCGCATCCGTGGCGCGGCCCTGTCGCTCGCCGCGGCGGGCCAGTGGGCGGCGAACTGGGCGATCACCGTCTCCTTCCCCAGCCTCAAGACCTTCTCGCTCGGTTTCGCCTACGGGATGTACGCGGTATTCGCGCTGCTGTCGCTGGGTTTCGTCGCCAAGTTCGTGCCCGAGACCAAAGGGATGTCGCTCGAGGACATGGACGAGGCCGCCGGCTACGAACGCCCCACCGCCGGCGCCTGA